In Candidatus Sodalis pierantonius str. SOPE, one DNA window encodes the following:
- a CDS encoding tagaturonate reductase: MQTLNRQNFPGRQYTDRVIQFGEGNFLRAFVDWQLDLLNEHTDLDAGVVVVRPIDTDFPPSLSTQDGLYTTIIRGLNEQGDAVRQSRVIRSVNREINVYRQFDDYLALAHDANIQFVFSNTTEAGISFNDGDRLQDAPPQSYPAKLTRLLYERFCHFDGAADKGWVLIPCELIDYNGDALREMVLRYADLWALPAEFVHWLNDSNTFCSTLVDRIVTGYPRDEVQALQTELGYQDTFLDTAEYFYLFVIQGPAWLAQALRLDQLNLNIRIVDDIKPYKECKVAILNGAHTALVPVAWLAGLDTVGAAMNDEQISAFVAKAIAEEIVPVLDLPHDELISFAEAVQGRFRNPFIQHQLLSIALNGMTKFRTRILPQLLAYRQQHGELPARLTFALAALIAFYRGERNGESYPQQDDKSWLDRYQTLWSGVMAGTTPLGKLVETVLSDTGHWQQDLLQVPSLAKQVEQQLQAILDRGMRDAVAAYC; this comes from the coding sequence ATGCAAACGCTAAATCGTCAAAATTTTCCCGGTCGCCAGTATACCGACCGCGTTATTCAGTTCGGCGAAGGGAATTTCTTGCGCGCCTTTGTCGACTGGCAACTGGACTTGCTGAACGAACACACCGATCTTGATGCCGGCGTCGTCGTCGTGCGCCCTATCGATACCGATTTCCCCCCGTCGTTGTCGACCCAGGACGGCCTGTACACCACGATTATCCGCGGCCTGAACGAACAGGGCGACGCGGTGCGCCAGTCGCGCGTTATCCGGTCGGTCAACCGCGAGATTAATGTCTACCGCCAGTTCGATGACTATCTGGCGCTGGCTCATGATGCCAACATCCAGTTTGTCTTCTCCAACACCACCGAGGCCGGCATTAGCTTTAACGACGGCGACCGACTGCAAGATGCGCCGCCGCAAAGTTACCCCGCCAAACTGACGCGTTTGCTGTACGAACGTTTCTGCCATTTTGACGGCGCGGCGGATAAAGGATGGGTGCTTATCCCCTGCGAACTTATCGATTATAACGGCGACGCGCTGCGCGAAATGGTGCTGCGCTATGCCGACCTGTGGGCGCTGCCGGCGGAATTTGTCCACTGGTTGAACGATAGCAATACCTTCTGCTCGACGCTGGTGGACCGCATCGTCACGGGTTACCCGCGCGATGAAGTGCAGGCGCTGCAAACGGAACTCGGCTATCAAGACACCTTCCTCGACACCGCCGAATATTTTTATCTGTTCGTTATTCAGGGACCGGCCTGGCTGGCCCAGGCGTTGCGTTTGGATCAGCTCAACCTGAACATCCGCATCGTCGACGACATCAAACCCTATAAAGAATGCAAAGTGGCCATTTTGAACGGCGCGCATACCGCACTGGTGCCGGTAGCCTGGCTGGCCGGTCTGGATACCGTGGGCGCGGCGATGAACGACGAGCAGATCAGTGCGTTCGTGGCAAAAGCCATCGCCGAAGAAATCGTGCCGGTGCTGGATCTGCCTCACGACGAACTTATCTCTTTTGCCGAGGCGGTACAGGGGCGTTTTCGCAATCCGTTTATCCAGCATCAACTGTTGTCCATCGCGCTCAACGGTATGACCAAATTCCGCACCCGGATCCTGCCGCAGCTGCTAGCCTACCGGCAACAGCATGGTGAACTGCCGGCACGGCTGACTTTCGCGCTGGCGGCGCTTATCGCGTTTTATCGCGGCGAACGCAACGGCGAGTCTTATCCACAGCAAGATGATAAGTCATGGCTGGATCGTTACCAGACGCTATGGAGCGGCGTGATGGCCGGCACCACCCCGCTTGGCAAACTGGTCGAAACCGTACTGAGCGATACCGGACACTGGCAGCAGGATCTGCTGCAGGTACCCAGTCTGGCGAAACAGGTTGAACAGCAACTGCAGGCCATCCTTGACCGGGGCATGCGGGACGCCGTTGCCGCCTATTGCTGA
- a CDS encoding DNA adenine methylase, protein MRIALMSTPIVPWVGEKRRLAKRLLSYFPEHKCYVEPFCGGAALFFSKEPSTVEVLNDINGDLINLYRVVKCHHRFKSDPLC, encoded by the coding sequence ATGAGGATTGCATTAATGAGTACGCCAATCGTACCTTGGGTGGGAGAAAAGCGGCGGCTGGCTAAACGTCTTCTATCGTACTTTCCTGAGCACAAATGCTACGTTGAACCATTCTGTGGGGGAGCGGCGCTGTTTTTCAGCAAGGAACCATCCACAGTCGAAGTGCTGAACGATATCAATGGCGATTTGATAAACCTCTATCGGGTGGTTAAGTGTCACCACCGGTTTAAATCTGATCCATTATGCTAA